The following are from one region of the Acidobacteriota bacterium genome:
- a CDS encoding enoyl-CoA hydratase/isomerase family protein — protein sequence MNRYQGKTLSWELSGSVIELALHRLPCNEIGTETLADLEQFVSCLAQLSDASALIIYSKQPAGFCAGADLRELYAGSLKMGLEERVAGVRSFLERIHAVMNAIDAAPITTIAAVQGVTFGGGFELALACDLIIADKTGRFCFPELRLGIIPGFGGIPRLKRDLGNAVVRDILLTGRSINAAKAQAVGLVSQVVGEGEALRVARATAAQVSKFDRLTSAHAKKFIKPIPRAELKMEIDIFCELFRRPVVQDALRKFVESTDALPYLP from the coding sequence ATGAATCGATATCAGGGCAAAACACTTTCCTGGGAACTCTCCGGCAGCGTAATCGAGCTGGCGCTGCACCGCCTTCCGTGCAATGAAATCGGCACGGAGACGCTCGCCGATCTGGAACAGTTTGTGAGTTGCCTAGCCCAGCTAAGCGACGCGTCGGCCTTGATTATCTATAGCAAACAGCCCGCCGGTTTTTGTGCTGGCGCGGACCTGCGGGAACTCTATGCAGGCTCGCTCAAGATGGGACTGGAGGAGCGCGTGGCAGGCGTGCGCAGTTTTCTGGAGCGCATACATGCGGTGATGAATGCCATCGACGCCGCGCCCATCACCACCATCGCAGCGGTGCAAGGCGTTACCTTCGGTGGCGGCTTCGAGCTGGCGCTGGCCTGTGATCTGATCATTGCCGACAAGACCGGGCGCTTCTGTTTTCCAGAATTGCGTCTCGGCATCATCCCGGGGTTCGGCGGCATTCCGCGATTGAAACGTGATCTGGGCAACGCAGTGGTGCGCGACATCCTGCTCACTGGCCGCAGCATCAATGCCGCCAAAGCGCAGGCCGTCGGCCTGGTGAGTCAAGTGGTGGGAGAGGGCGAAGCTCTGCGCGTGGCGCGAGCCACCGCCGCGCAGGTCAGCAAATTCGACCGCCTCACCAGCGCGCACGCCAAGAAGTTCATCAAGCCGATCCCGCGCGCGGAACTGAAAATGGAGATCGATATTTTCTGCGAACTGTTTCGCCGCCCCGTGGTACAGGATGCGCTGCGCAAATTCGTGGAGAGCACGGACGCGCTGCCCTACTTGCCTTGA
- a CDS encoding acyl carrier protein, whose product MMPTIDKTIEEILTLAAAHFNVPREGLSPDDDFFKKLGINSLQALDLLTKLESHFRIELPDYELQGVSDFRTLADRIQSRL is encoded by the coding sequence ATGATGCCGACGATCGATAAGACCATTGAGGAGATACTGACACTGGCCGCCGCGCACTTCAACGTGCCGCGCGAAGGACTTTCTCCGGACGACGACTTTTTCAAGAAGCTCGGTATCAACAGCCTGCAGGCGCTCGACCTGTTGACGAAACTCGAAAGTCACTTCCGTATCGAGCTGCCGGATTACGAGTTACAAGGAGTCAGTGACTTTCGCACCTTGGCCGATCGCATCCAGTCCCGCCTGTAA
- a CDS encoding 50S ribosomal protein L31 encodes MKAEIHPHYEEVTVHCACGSVFKTGSTHKGMIRVEICSQCHPFFTGKQKLIDTTGRVERFNKRSAKKIKDVAASN; translated from the coding sequence ATGAAAGCTGAGATACATCCGCACTACGAAGAAGTAACCGTACACTGTGCCTGCGGGAGCGTGTTCAAGACCGGCTCCACGCACAAAGGCATGATCCGCGTGGAAATCTGCTCGCAATGCCATCCGTTCTTCACCGGCAAGCAGAAGTTGATTGACACCACCGGGCGCGTCGAGCGCTTCAACAAACGCTCCGCCAAGAAAATCAAGGACGTAGCAGCTTCGAATTAG
- a CDS encoding 1-acyl-sn-glycerol-3-phosphate acyltransferase, whose translation MLLPDAGSGIPGKPMKRIYLILRCIFIWLISWAHFVVAVPTLIVVALFIDPRKSDPFQRFFARNIVRLTGVDLVVKRSPGFDPTRTSIFIGNHVNLFDPFILYSSIPQYFRGWELESHFRIPFYGWLMKRFGNIPVADQRTPGSMRRLVLQTREALASGVSLIVFPEGRRTLDGRVGPFQNGIFRLLRDLEVPIVPISVVGSFEFNRKNSLMLNPATITVHLHETIDTANLSETERAALASRVYGIVSRPINEHYER comes from the coding sequence ATGTTATTGCCTGATGCAGGGTCTGGAATTCCCGGAAAACCCATGAAGCGAATCTATCTCATCCTGCGCTGCATATTCATCTGGCTTATCAGTTGGGCGCACTTTGTGGTGGCAGTGCCCACGTTGATCGTGGTGGCTCTGTTCATCGACCCAAGAAAGTCTGATCCATTCCAGCGCTTCTTCGCGCGCAATATTGTGCGGCTGACGGGCGTGGATCTCGTCGTGAAGCGCTCGCCTGGATTTGATCCCACGCGCACCTCCATCTTCATCGGCAACCACGTTAACCTGTTCGACCCATTCATTCTGTATTCATCGATTCCGCAATATTTTCGCGGCTGGGAACTGGAGTCGCATTTCCGCATACCTTTTTATGGTTGGCTGATGAAACGCTTTGGCAACATTCCTGTCGCCGACCAGCGCACGCCTGGCAGCATGCGCCGCCTCGTGCTGCAGACGCGGGAGGCATTGGCCAGCGGCGTCAGCCTCATCGTGTTTCCTGAAGGACGCCGCACGCTCGATGGGCGAGTGGGCCCCTTTCAGAATGGAATCTTTCGTTTGTTGCGCGATCTGGAAGTTCCCATCGTGCCCATCAGCGTCGTCGGCTCCTTTGAATTCAATCGCAAGAACAGTCTGATGCTGAATCCGGCGACCATCACCGTGCATCTGCATGAGACCATCGACACCGCGAATCTATCCGAGACGGAGCGCGCCGCACTGGCCAGCCGCGTTTATGGGATTGTTTCCCGACCCATCAATGAGCATTACGAACGCTAA
- a CDS encoding FAD-dependent thymidylate synthase, with protein sequence MSAAETPSLSALAGDSSAAPRVTLRNYFPHAYDSAIAAARTCYATRLITPDEISEKQRVSIGPATFNGGHHTVYQHAHFEFGLENVSRQFVWNFLHSHPFYNSEQQSQRYVRLDRAHAFLPPLIGEARAVYAQAIERAWERYRELSAKLIPRTRETLYQVWKIGPNTDDRRRRRIEQQVEKKAIEVARYVLPLAAHTTLVHTVSGIVLHRMSRMRHSGDTPHETALVMDQMVARVKEVEPEFFDRIGSGPLEEDKIPETRLAVSADPRRSRNEFDSALGGRTSKVISIDANAERVAAQAVRYVLGLSESEMDDDCALDELLNPARNRYRLETLNVSMHSPMMRALEHVQYTFQKKISHTADSQDQRHRMVPASRPLLAATDCPEPDYLTPMLIRGNAEVEPLYTQAMEEAWAAKNKLLALGVPKEFAVYVLPNATAVRLVESGSLLHLLHKWTMRTCFNAQEEIYFASMEELDQIRAAHPRLMRYVGPPCVVRKGNAYPVCTEGSHFCGVKVWENFPHAQRLL encoded by the coding sequence ATGAGTGCCGCCGAAACTCCATCCCTCTCCGCCCTCGCCGGCGATTCCTCTGCCGCACCGCGGGTAACCCTGCGCAACTATTTTCCGCACGCGTATGATTCGGCTATCGCGGCGGCCCGCACCTGCTACGCCACGCGCCTCATCACCCCCGACGAAATCAGCGAGAAGCAGCGCGTCAGCATCGGCCCGGCCACGTTCAATGGCGGACATCACACCGTTTATCAGCATGCGCACTTTGAGTTCGGTCTGGAGAATGTGTCACGCCAATTCGTCTGGAACTTTTTGCACTCGCATCCGTTTTACAACTCCGAGCAGCAGAGCCAGCGCTACGTTCGCCTGGATCGCGCACATGCTTTCCTGCCACCGCTCATCGGTGAGGCACGCGCGGTGTATGCGCAGGCCATTGAGCGCGCCTGGGAGCGCTATCGCGAACTCTCCGCCAAGCTGATCCCGCGCACGCGTGAGACGCTTTATCAAGTTTGGAAGATCGGTCCGAATACCGACGATAGGCGCCGCCGCCGCATCGAGCAGCAGGTGGAGAAGAAGGCCATTGAGGTTGCGCGCTATGTGCTTCCGCTCGCGGCGCACACCACGTTGGTGCATACCGTCTCCGGCATCGTGCTGCACCGGATGTCGCGCATGAGGCACTCCGGAGATACGCCGCACGAGACCGCGCTGGTGATGGACCAAATGGTGGCGCGCGTGAAGGAGGTCGAGCCGGAGTTCTTCGATCGCATCGGCTCAGGCCCGCTGGAGGAAGACAAGATTCCTGAAACTCGGCTGGCGGTTAGCGCGGATCCTCGCCGCTCGCGCAATGAGTTTGACAGCGCGCTGGGCGGACGCACGTCCAAGGTGATCTCCATCGATGCCAATGCCGAGCGTGTGGCCGCGCAGGCGGTGCGCTATGTGTTGGGCCTGAGTGAATCGGAGATGGATGACGATTGCGCGCTCGACGAACTGCTGAACCCGGCACGCAACCGCTATCGGCTGGAGACTCTGAACGTCTCCATGCACTCGCCCATGATGCGCGCGTTGGAGCACGTTCAGTACACATTCCAGAAAAAGATCAGCCACACCGCCGACTCGCAGGACCAGCGGCATCGCATGGTGCCGGCATCGCGTCCCCTTCTTGCCGCCACGGATTGCCCTGAGCCGGATTATTTGACGCCGATGCTGATCCGTGGCAACGCCGAGGTCGAGCCGCTTTATACCCAGGCGATGGAGGAGGCGTGGGCCGCCAAGAACAAGCTGCTCGCTCTGGGAGTGCCCAAAGAGTTCGCTGTGTATGTGCTGCCTAACGCTACGGCGGTACGCCTGGTGGAGAGCGGCAGCCTGCTGCATCTTCTACACAAGTGGACCATGCGCACCTGCTTCAACGCGCAGGAGGAAATTTATTTCGCTTCGATGGAAGAGCTGGATCAGATTCGCGCCGCGCATCCTAGGCTGATGCGCTATGTGGGTCCGCCCTGCGTGGTGCGCAAAGGCAACGCATATCCTGTTTGTACAGAAGGCAGTCATTTCTGCGGCGTGAAAGTGTGGGAAAACTTCCCGCACGCGCAACGCCTGCTTTGA
- a CDS encoding YegS/Rv2252/BmrU family lipid kinase gives MIQPDTFFAVLNPAAGAGRCGKLAGPALNELRRAGIAIEVAETRHSGDGIALARQAYQAGYRRFLAVGGDGTSYEIINGLFPEALNGEPPTLGFLPLGTGNSFLRDFSDRGAAYATESLLAGKRRPCDVLQLTYRGGTLYYINLLSIGFPADVATLTNRSFKPLGPAGYLLGILVSLLRLRRRAFPLRTDGDAQMDQRRCLFLTFNNSQFTGGTMHIAPQANSGDGLIELVRWGPISRIGLLANLHRLYDGSHVHHPLAERRAVRRVEFALDAPIDMMVDGEVITAQCERIEVLPAALNVIA, from the coding sequence ATGATTCAACCAGACACATTCTTCGCGGTGCTGAACCCCGCCGCCGGCGCGGGCCGTTGCGGGAAGCTCGCAGGCCCTGCGCTGAATGAACTACGTCGCGCGGGCATTGCGATTGAAGTTGCCGAGACTCGACATTCCGGCGATGGCATCGCGTTGGCGCGCCAGGCGTATCAGGCCGGATATCGCCGCTTTCTTGCCGTGGGCGGCGATGGAACTTCCTACGAGATCATCAACGGATTATTCCCCGAGGCACTGAACGGCGAACCTCCGACTCTGGGCTTCCTGCCTCTGGGAACCGGCAACTCCTTCCTGCGCGACTTCAGCGACCGCGGCGCGGCGTACGCGACGGAGTCTCTGCTGGCTGGTAAACGCCGGCCCTGCGATGTGCTGCAACTAACCTATCGAGGTGGCACTCTCTACTACATCAACCTGCTCAGTATCGGCTTTCCCGCCGACGTCGCCACTCTTACCAACCGCAGCTTCAAGCCGCTTGGCCCCGCGGGATATCTGCTGGGAATTTTGGTCTCGCTGCTCCGGTTACGTCGCCGCGCATTCCCGCTGCGTACCGATGGCGATGCGCAAATGGACCAGCGCCGATGCCTGTTCCTCACATTCAACAATTCTCAGTTTACCGGCGGGACCATGCACATCGCGCCGCAGGCCAATAGCGGCGACGGACTAATCGAGTTGGTGCGCTGGGGACCGATTAGCCGCATCGGGCTGCTCGCCAATCTGCATCGCCTGTATGACGGCTCGCACGTGCATCATCCACTAGCCGAGCGACGGGCTGTGCGCCGCGTGGAGTTTGCGCTGGATGCCCCGATCGATATGATGGTGGATGGTGAAGTGATCACAGCGCAATGCGAGCGGATTGAAGTGCTGCCCGCGGCGCTAAATGTTATTGCCTGA